A window of the Vigna angularis cultivar LongXiaoDou No.4 chromosome 3, ASM1680809v1, whole genome shotgun sequence genome harbors these coding sequences:
- the LOC108324851 gene encoding putative lipid-transfer protein DIR1 — MQKLSRAQRWEAINRREKDGQNKNKKMTKMNARVVAVVMVMVMEVLLMGAAIDALNVCGVPSTDLLKCLPAVTPPSPSEPSKECCSAVSLVDLKCLCAFKSSLLLPALHIDPDLALQLPAKCKLGKTVPC; from the coding sequence ATGCAGAAGTTGAGCAGAGCACAGAGATGGGAGGCTATAAATAGGAGAGAGAAGGATGGACAGAACAAAAACAAGAAGATGACGAAGATGAATGCGAGAGTGGTGGCagtggtgatggtgatggtgatggaggTGTTGCTCATGGGGGCTGCCATTGACGCCCTGAATGTGTGCGGTGTGCCGTCGACGGATCTGCTGAAGTGCTTGCCGGCGGTGACGCCTCCGTCACCGTCGGAACCTTCGAAAGAGTGTTGTTCGGCGGTGAGCCTAGTAGACCTGAAGTGCCTCTGCGCTTTCAAGAGTTCCCTGCTCTTGCCTGCGCTGCATATCGATCCCGATCTCGCCCTTCAGCTTCCCGCCAAATGCAAACTTGGCAAAACTGTCCCCTGTTAG